A part of Methanobrevibacter sp. genomic DNA contains:
- a CDS encoding nuclear transport factor 2 family protein, whose translation MSVEVICEKSFSNADKEILDRFIEFQKALILKDDEKLNEILMDDYELVHMSGKTQSKEEFISEVMDGTLNYFKSVIEEPTILHDDDSSATLIADVTLTARVYGLHGKWTLNTVASFRKIDGIWYFGNWDN comes from the coding sequence ATGAGTGTAGAAGTTATTTGTGAAAAATCATTTAGTAATGCTGATAAGGAAATATTGGATAGATTTATCGAGTTTCAAAAGGCTTTGATTTTAAAGGATGATGAAAAGTTAAATGAAATTCTTATGGATGATTATGAATTGGTTCATATGTCAGGAAAAACACAATCCAAAGAGGAATTCATCTCTGAGGTGATGGATGGAACACTTAATTATTTCAAATCAGTGATTGAAGAGCCTACTATTCTTCATGATGATGATTCTTCAGCCACATTAATTGCAGATGTCACATTGACTGCTCGTGTTTATGGACTTCATGGCAAATGGACATTGAATACTGTTGCAAGTTTTAGAAAAATAGATGGAATATGGTATTTCGGTAATTGGGATAATTAA